Proteins encoded within one genomic window of Setaria italica strain Yugu1 chromosome IV, Setaria_italica_v2.0, whole genome shotgun sequence:
- the LOC101775938 gene encoding protein ALTERED XYLOGLUCAN 4-like, which produces MKPVFFKNLVPASEQTSMAPVPTSPSSSSTVSPRLLHSNSSEWNAVVQRNIKTSLLLLLVLSTIFVFSVLYSSRRLGSTAAEEVLTQSPLVWDLDVSSRLVPGEEEQIDELIVPAESKVAPEQSSPSDISLPSANLSSAPTAPTPSTSAEGTGDQSVVGVQVEERCDMSAGKWVREPKGPVYTNLTCPTLPDFKNCQKYGKDPGHLFWRWQTDGCDLPRFSPERFLDVVRGKRLAFIGDSLARNQMESLLCLLSQAETPTDVYRDAFDKFRTWHFAAHNFTLMAMWTEFYAHGVPVLDAEGKPTASFDIHLDRLNTNWTSRLPGLDYAVISGGNWFFRVNYLWEGGRRVGCVNCREANLTDFGIVHAVRRVARAALEAIARCRDCKGSLVTFLRTYTPDHFEHGSWFSGGYCNRTQPLEEGEISLESIGWELRRAQSEEVARVRETTGSRRFGVLDVTKAMMLRADGHPGKHYDKRWVRNASDCLHWCLPGPVDMWNDVLLQRLAQISPPPPPLVR; this is translated from the exons ATGAAGCCGGTATTCTTCAAAAATTTAGTTCCAGCTTCTGAACAGACCAGCATGGCCCCAGTTCCTACCTCTCCTTCCTCGAGCAGCACCGTGAGTCCGAGGCTGCTGCACAGCAACAGCAGCGAGTGGAACGCCGTGGTGCAGAGGAACATCAAGacctcgctgctgctgctcctggtGCTCTCCACCATCTTCGTCTTCTCGGTCCTGTACTCGTCGCGCCGCTTGGGCTCAACGGCAGCCGAAGAAGTGCTCACGCAGAGCCCCTTGGTATGGGATCTTGACGTGAGCAGCCGTCTGGTGCcaggagaggaggagcagaTCGATGAACTGATCGTCCCTGCCGAAAGCAAAGTAGCACCAGAACAGAGCTCCCCTTCAGACATCTCCTTGCCTTCTGCAAATTTGTCATCAGCTCCTACGGCTCCTACTCCAAGCACATCAGCTGAAGGAACAGGCGATCAAA GTGTTGTTGGAGTACAAGTTGAGGAGAGATGCGACATGTCGGCGGGGAAATGGGTGAGGGAGCCCAAGGGCCCAGTCTACACGAACCTGACGTGCCCGACGCTGCCGGACTTTAAGAACTGCCAGAAGTACGGCAAGGACCCCGGCCACCTGTTCTGGCGGTGGCAGACCGACGGGTGCGACCTGCCGCGGTTCTCGCCGGAGCGGTTCCTCGACGTCGTCCGCGGCAAGCGGCTGGCCTTCATCGGCGACTCGCTGGCCCGCAACCAGATGGAGTCCCTGCTCTGCCTCCTGTCACAG GCCGAGACGCCAACGGACGTGTACCGCGACGCGTTCGACAAGTTCCGGACATGGCACTTCGCCGCGCACAACTTCACGCTCATGGCGATGTGGACGGAGTTCTACGCGCACGGCGTGCCGGTCCTCGATGCCGAGGGCAAGCCGACGGCCTCCTTCGACATCCACCTCGACAGGCTCAACACCAACTGGACTAGCCGCCTGCCGGGGCTGGACTACGCCGTCATCTCTGGCGGCAACTGGTTCTTCCGCGTCAACTACCTCTGGgagggcggccgccgcgtcggctGCGTCAACTGCCGCGAGGCCAACCTCACCGACTTCGGCATCGTCCACGCCGTCCGCCGCGTCGCCAGGGCAGCTCTCGAGGCCATCGCGCGGTGCCGGGACTGCAAGGGCAGCCTCGTCACGTTCCTGCGCACCTACACGCCGGACCACTTCGAGCACGGCTCCTGGTTCAGCGGCGGATACTGCAACCGGACGCAGCCGCTGGAGGAAGGCGAGATCAGCTTGGAAAGCATCGGGTGGGAGCTGAGGAGGGCGCAGAGCGAGGAGGTGGCGCGGGTGAGGGAGACAACCGGGAGCAGGCGGTTCGGGGTGCTCGACGTGACCAAGGCCATGATGCTGCGCGCCGATGGTCACCCGGGCAAGCACTACGACAAGCGGTGGGTGAGGAACGCCAGCGACTGCCTGCACTGGTGCCTGCCTGGGCCCGTCGACATGTGGAACGACGTGCTGCTCCAGAGGCTCGCCCAgatatcgccgccgccgccgccgctggtgcgCTGA